The proteins below are encoded in one region of Mycobacterium pseudokansasii:
- a CDS encoding IS1634 family transposase, with protein MYVARVPNRGSPPAILLRESYREGGKVKNRTLANLTRWPAPKVDALSRVLKGLSPTVELAEAFEITRSLPHGHVAAVLGTARALGVEELIDPAPSRRRNLVTAMLVAQVIDPGSKLAVARGLRSETATSSLGDVLGVSGCDEDDLYAAMDWVLQRKDAIETKLAARHLANGTLVLYDVSSAAFEGHTCPLGKIGHARDGVKGRPQIVYGLLCSTAGIPIAIEVFDGNTADPKTLSAQITKLKKRFGLTRVCLIGDRGMLTCARIRDELRPAELDWITALRAPQIKALVEADALQLTLFDQQDLVEITSPDFPGERLMCCHNPVLGAQRTRKRQDLLAATEKQLALIAAATTRARRPLRGQDKIALKVGKVINHYKMAKHFHTEITDETFTYTRNQDSIAAEAALDGIYVIRTSLPADTLVAGDVVLRYKGLEDVERFFRTCNSELDVRPIRHHLADRVRAHMFLRMLSYYISWHMKQALAPILFVDHDKPAAAATRTNPVAAAQRSDAALAKAARKHTQDGTPVHSFTSLLTDLETICANHIQPADDMPTFTKLTTPTPLQRRAFELLGLTHRLGYM; from the coding sequence ATGTACGTGGCGCGGGTGCCGAACCGGGGGTCACCGCCGGCGATCCTGCTGCGGGAAAGTTACCGCGAAGGCGGAAAGGTGAAAAACCGCACCCTGGCCAACCTGACCCGCTGGCCGGCGCCCAAGGTGGATGCGCTATCGCGGGTGCTTAAGGGACTGTCGCCAACGGTGGAGCTGGCCGAGGCGTTCGAGATCACCCGCAGCCTGCCGCACGGGCACGTGGCCGCGGTGCTGGGCACCGCGCGGGCACTCGGCGTGGAGGAGTTGATCGACCCGGCGCCCTCGCGGCGGCGGAATCTGGTGACCGCCATGTTGGTGGCCCAGGTGATCGACCCAGGCTCCAAGCTGGCGGTGGCGCGCGGGTTGCGTTCTGAGACCGCGACCAGCTCTCTCGGTGACGTGCTGGGCGTGTCCGGCTGTGATGAGGATGACCTCTATGCGGCGATGGACTGGGTGCTTCAGCGCAAGGACGCCATCGAAACCAAGCTGGCCGCACGGCATTTGGCCAACGGCACCCTGGTGCTCTACGACGTGTCCTCGGCGGCGTTTGAGGGCCACACCTGCCCGCTGGGCAAGATCGGGCACGCCCGCGACGGGGTCAAAGGCCGGCCGCAGATCGTCTACGGGCTGCTGTGTAGCACCGCCGGGATACCGATAGCGATCGAGGTGTTCGACGGCAACACCGCCGACCCGAAAACCCTGAGCGCCCAGATCACCAAGCTCAAAAAACGCTTCGGGCTCACCCGGGTCTGCTTGATCGGGGACCGCGGCATGCTCACCTGCGCGCGCATCCGCGATGAGCTGCGCCCCGCCGAGCTGGATTGGATCACCGCGCTGCGCGCCCCGCAGATCAAGGCCCTCGTCGAGGCCGACGCGCTGCAGCTGACCCTGTTCGACCAACAAGACCTCGTCGAGATCACCTCCCCAGACTTTCCCGGGGAGCGGCTGATGTGCTGCCACAACCCGGTCCTGGGCGCCCAGCGCACCCGCAAACGCCAAGACTTGTTGGCCGCCACCGAAAAACAGCTCGCCCTCATCGCCGCCGCCACCACCCGAGCACGGCGCCCGCTGCGCGGCCAAGACAAGATCGCGCTCAAGGTGGGCAAGGTGATCAACCACTACAAAATGGCCAAGCACTTTCACACCGAGATCACCGACGAGACGTTCACCTACACCCGCAACCAAGACAGCATCGCCGCCGAGGCCGCCCTCGACGGCATCTACGTGATACGCACCAGCCTGCCCGCCGACACCCTCGTCGCGGGCGACGTCGTGTTGCGCTACAAGGGACTCGAAGACGTCGAACGCTTCTTCCGCACCTGCAACAGCGAACTCGACGTGCGCCCCATCCGCCACCATCTCGCCGACCGGGTCCGCGCCCACATGTTCTTGCGGATGCTGTCCTACTACATCAGCTGGCACATGAAACAAGCCCTGGCCCCGATCCTGTTTGTCGACCACGACAAACCCGCCGCCGCCGCCACACGCACCAATCCCGTTGCCGCGGCCCAACGCTCCGATGCCGCACTAGCCAAGGCCGCCCGCAAACATACCCAAGACGGCACCCCAGTGCACAGCTTCACCAGCCTGCTCACCGACCTGGAAACCATCTGCGCCAACCACATTCAACCCGCCGACGACATGCCAACATTCACCAAACTCACCACCCCCACCCCACTGCAGCGACGAGCCTTCGAACTCCTCGGCCTCACCCACCGCCTGGGCTACATGTAG
- a CDS encoding lysylphosphatidylglycerol synthase transmembrane domain-containing protein, translating to MRVDGRDIAVSGSLLPPVIRRTNDIIRLTLAAIFLPAVIASSLFTRPQWIALEKSISEIVGVLSPTQSDLVYLAYGIAILALPFMILIGLIVSRQWKLLGAYAAAAFMAFLPLSINSNRIAAPRWHFDLSDKLTTLPAQFLDDPRWIAMLAAVLTVSGPWLPARWRHWWWALLLAFVPIHLVISAIVPARSLLGLAVGWFVGALVVLVVGTPALEVPLDGAVRALAKRGFAVAMLTVVRPGGPGPLVLSATSTDPESRAAVELYGPHQRSGGALRQLWWKLRLRGSETAPLQTSMRRAVEHRALMAIAIGQAGVANTSTIALSDLERGWTLYAHQPVRGIPLDEWTSQTAVSQVWKSLRILHDHQISHGDLRCNAITVDDGTALFGGFGAAEYGATDAQLQSDIAQLLVTTTALYDAKSTVTAAIDAFGADTILTASRRLTKSAVPKRIRESVANAKTVISNARSEVMRQTGADQIETQTITRFSRSQFIQLVLIGALVYVAYPFISTVPTFFSQLKHANWSWALLGLAVSALTYVGAAAALWTCADGQVSFVKLSIVQVANTFAATTTPAGVGGLALSTRFLQKSGLTALRATAAVALQQSVQVIVHLALLILFSAVAGTSADLSHFVPTATVLYLIGGVALGIIGTFLFVPNLRRWLSTEVRPKLKEVSSDLAALAREPRRLAIILLGCAGTTLGAALALWASVEAFGGGTTFVTVTVVTMVGGTLASAAPTPGGVGAVEAALIGGLAAFGVPAAIGVPSVLLYRVLTCWLPVFLGWPIMRWLTKNEMI from the coding sequence ATGCGAGTTGACGGGCGCGACATCGCCGTTTCCGGCAGCTTGCTGCCCCCGGTGATCCGGCGCACCAACGACATCATCCGGCTCACCCTGGCGGCGATATTCCTGCCCGCGGTGATCGCGAGTTCACTGTTCACCCGCCCCCAGTGGATCGCGCTGGAGAAATCCATCTCCGAGATCGTCGGCGTGCTGTCGCCCACCCAGTCGGATCTGGTGTACCTGGCCTACGGCATCGCGATTCTGGCGTTACCGTTCATGATTCTCATCGGCCTGATCGTGTCCCGCCAATGGAAGCTGCTGGGTGCGTATGCGGCCGCCGCGTTCATGGCCTTCCTGCCGTTGTCGATCAACAGCAACCGCATCGCGGCACCCCGTTGGCATTTCGACCTGTCCGACAAGCTCACCACCCTGCCCGCCCAGTTTCTCGACGACCCGCGGTGGATCGCCATGCTCGCGGCGGTGCTCACCGTCTCGGGGCCATGGCTGCCGGCCCGGTGGCGACATTGGTGGTGGGCGCTGCTGTTGGCGTTCGTGCCGATCCACCTCGTTATCAGTGCCATCGTGCCGGCCCGCTCGTTGCTGGGATTGGCAGTGGGATGGTTCGTCGGCGCGCTGGTGGTCCTGGTCGTCGGTACCCCTGCGCTGGAGGTGCCGCTGGACGGTGCGGTGCGCGCGCTGGCCAAACGCGGATTCGCCGTCGCCATGCTCACGGTCGTACGGCCGGGCGGACCCGGCCCGCTGGTGCTGTCGGCCACCTCGACGGACCCCGAGTCCAGGGCAGCAGTGGAGTTGTACGGTCCGCATCAACGCAGCGGCGGCGCGCTGCGGCAACTGTGGTGGAAGCTGCGGCTGCGCGGCTCCGAAACCGCGCCGCTGCAGACCTCCATGCGCCGCGCCGTCGAGCATCGCGCCCTGATGGCCATCGCCATCGGACAAGCGGGCGTCGCCAACACGTCGACGATCGCTTTGTCCGACCTCGAACGCGGCTGGACCTTGTATGCGCATCAGCCCGTTCGCGGGATTCCACTCGACGAGTGGACAAGCCAGACTGCGGTTTCCCAGGTGTGGAAATCGCTGCGCATCCTGCACGACCACCAGATCTCGCACGGAGACCTGCGCTGCAATGCGATCACAGTCGACGATGGCACCGCGCTCTTCGGCGGGTTCGGCGCCGCCGAATACGGAGCCACCGACGCCCAACTGCAATCCGACATCGCCCAGCTCCTGGTGACGACGACGGCGCTGTACGACGCGAAGTCCACGGTGACGGCAGCGATCGACGCCTTCGGCGCCGACACCATCCTGACGGCCTCCCGCCGGCTCACCAAATCCGCAGTGCCCAAGCGTATCCGCGAATCGGTAGCCAACGCCAAGACCGTCATCTCCAACGCCCGCTCGGAGGTGATGCGCCAAACCGGCGCCGATCAGATCGAAACCCAGACCATCACCCGGTTCAGCCGCAGCCAGTTCATCCAACTGGTGCTCATCGGCGCGCTGGTCTATGTCGCGTACCCGTTCATCAGCACCGTGCCGACGTTCTTCTCTCAGCTCAAACATGCCAACTGGTCGTGGGCGCTGCTGGGTCTGGCGGTGTCGGCGCTGACCTACGTGGGTGCGGCGGCGGCATTGTGGACCTGCGCCGACGGCCAGGTGAGCTTCGTGAAGCTGTCGATTGTCCAGGTGGCCAACACCTTTGCCGCAACCACCACCCCGGCCGGCGTGGGCGGGCTCGCGCTCAGCACCCGCTTCCTGCAGAAGAGCGGCCTGACCGCATTGCGCGCCACCGCCGCAGTGGCGCTGCAGCAATCGGTCCAGGTGATCGTCCATCTGGCGTTGCTGATCCTGTTCAGCGCCGTCGCGGGCACGTCGGCCGATCTCTCCCACTTCGTCCCGACCGCCACCGTGCTGTATCTGATCGGCGGTGTGGCGCTGGGGATTATCGGCACGTTTCTGTTCGTGCCCAATCTGCGGCGGTGGCTCTCGACGGAGGTGCGTCCCAAACTCAAGGAGGTGTCGAGTGACCTGGCCGCGCTCGCTCGCGAACCACGACGCCTAGCGATAATCCTCTTGGGTTGTGCCGGAACGACTCTCGGTGCGGCGTTGGCCTTGTGGGCCAGCGTCGAAGCCTTCGGCGGCGGTACGACGTTCGTCACCGTCACCGTGGTGACCATGGTCGGCGGGACGCTTGCCTCGGCCGCTCCCACCCCCGGCGGCGTCGGCGCCGTCGAGGCGGCGCTGATCGGTGGGCTGGCCGCCTTCGGAGTGCCGGCGGCCATCGGAGTCCCCTCGGTGCTGTTGTATCGGGTGCTCACCTGCTGGCTCCCGGTATTCCTCGGCTGGCCGATCATGCGCTGGCTCACCAAGAACGAGATGATCTGA
- a CDS encoding PPE family protein — protein MVFDFALLPPEVNSARMYTGPGSSSLRAAAASWELLAAELHSAAGMYRAVVMDLTSMRWSGPSSMSMAAAVIPYVEWLTGTAEQAGHTAAQATAAATAFEQAFTMTVPPALIAANRAQLLALIATNFFGQNTAAIATTEAQYLQMWAQDATAMHDYTLASAAAWKLTPFVSPQSDTNPGGLSAQHAAVTHAATKAPTPSNKGNWIGNLLKDIGAALTAVGLPEVGLPLYELGVFVNTLKLPKILKDDFTALDALFAWYSTMGSVTGVSGMANGIINTEKSLGLISGVAQPVADTAPKVAPALLAPLNAIAKSLSGATMRAGGVLGGQVSATARSAGTIGQLSVPPSWATPQATVAAKTFQAATPLSTLPTSDAAPAAMPGLPGMPSAATGRAGVIPRYGLKMTVMSRPLSGG, from the coding sequence ATCGTGTTTGATTTTGCGCTGTTGCCACCAGAGGTGAATTCGGCCCGGATGTACACCGGTCCGGGATCGAGCTCGCTGCGGGCCGCCGCAGCCAGCTGGGAACTACTGGCAGCCGAACTGCACTCCGCGGCCGGCATGTACCGAGCGGTGGTGATGGACCTGACCAGCATGCGGTGGAGCGGTCCGTCGTCGATGTCGATGGCCGCCGCGGTCATTCCCTATGTGGAATGGCTGACCGGCACCGCCGAGCAGGCTGGACACACCGCGGCCCAGGCAACCGCCGCCGCGACGGCCTTTGAGCAGGCCTTCACGATGACGGTGCCGCCGGCGCTGATCGCCGCCAACCGCGCCCAGCTGCTCGCGCTGATCGCCACCAACTTCTTCGGCCAAAACACCGCCGCGATCGCCACCACCGAAGCCCAATACCTGCAGATGTGGGCCCAAGACGCCACCGCAATGCACGACTACACCCTCGCCTCGGCCGCAGCATGGAAGCTGACCCCGTTTGTCTCCCCGCAATCCGACACCAACCCCGGCGGGCTCAGCGCTCAACACGCCGCAGTCACCCACGCCGCCACCAAGGCCCCCACGCCTTCGAACAAGGGCAACTGGATCGGAAACCTGCTCAAAGACATCGGAGCGGCGTTGACCGCGGTCGGCCTACCCGAGGTCGGGCTGCCGCTCTACGAATTGGGCGTATTCGTCAACACCTTGAAGCTCCCCAAGATCCTCAAAGACGACTTCACCGCCCTCGACGCCCTGTTCGCCTGGTACTCCACCATGGGCTCGGTGACCGGCGTCAGCGGCATGGCCAACGGGATCATCAATACCGAGAAGAGCCTCGGCTTGATTTCCGGCGTGGCCCAACCCGTGGCCGACACCGCACCCAAAGTCGCCCCGGCCCTGCTGGCCCCGCTCAATGCCATCGCCAAATCACTATCCGGAGCAACCATGCGCGCCGGAGGCGTCCTGGGCGGTCAAGTCTCGGCCACCGCGCGCAGCGCAGGCACCATCGGACAACTGTCGGTGCCCCCCTCCTGGGCCACACCCCAGGCCACCGTCGCCGCCAAAACATTCCAGGCCGCCACCCCCCTGAGCACACTGCCCACCAGCGACGCCGCACCCGCAGCCATGCCCGGCCTACCCGGAATGCCCTCCGCCGCAACCGGACGCGCCGGCGTCATACCCCGATACGGACTCAAAATGACCGTAATGTCACGCCCACTCTCCGGAGGCTAA